From a single Streptomyces sp. NBC_01264 genomic region:
- a CDS encoding GNAT family N-acetyltransferase, whose translation MIRTAQPEDLDAIAALHTRARATYYRGRIPVEAYGGAAELARTREGWSRAVARTAADGGVLCAESAGELTGVAAFRTADGETTLTQLHVDPVHWRRGTGAALHAACLDTWRRAGVRRVRLEVYEHNLRAQAFYAAHGWLPDPAGARAAGSHRILWLTVGDLPGE comes from the coding sequence ATGATCCGGACCGCGCAGCCCGAAGACCTCGACGCCATCGCCGCCCTCCACACCCGGGCCCGCGCCACCTACTACCGGGGCCGGATACCCGTGGAGGCCTACGGCGGCGCCGCCGAGCTGGCGCGCACCCGGGAGGGCTGGTCCCGGGCGGTGGCCCGTACCGCGGCCGACGGCGGGGTGCTCTGCGCGGAGAGCGCCGGCGAGCTCACCGGGGTGGCGGCCTTCCGCACCGCCGACGGCGAGACCACCCTCACGCAGCTCCACGTGGACCCCGTCCACTGGCGCCGCGGCACCGGGGCGGCCCTGCACGCCGCCTGCCTCGACACCTGGCGCCGGGCGGGCGTCCGCAGGGTCCGCCTGGAGGTCTACGAGCACAACCTCCGCGCCCAGGCCTTCTACGCCGCCCACGGCTGGCTCCCGGATCCCGCCGGGGCCCGCGCCGCGGGTTCCCACCGCATCCTCTGGCTCACGGTGGGGGACCTGCCCGGGGAATGA
- a CDS encoding pyridoxal-phosphate-dependent aminotransferase family protein, producing MNHPLLDLPPLTAARFASIERGVAELLGTRADVVITQGEALLPLEGCIRAGARPGSTALNVVTGPYGTTFGNWLRDCGAHVVDLEVPFDTAVSAAQVDRALSEHPEIDFVSLVHAEAATGNTNPVAEIGEAVRAHGALFMLDAVASVGAEPLLPDAWGVDLCVIGAQKAMGGPAGVSAVSVSERAWARFAENASAPRRSYLSLLDWKERWIDAGRTALPHAPAQLEMLALEACLDRIAAEGLESVTVRHAAAAAATRAGAVALGIAPYVGRDEAAAPVATTLRVPEASLVVAKALAVDPAAPLAAGGGALAREMVRVNHYGTAASPATVASSLTALAGALSVDPAGALAAAGSAWSAALPSA from the coding sequence GGGCGAGGCACTGCTCCCGCTGGAGGGCTGCATCCGGGCGGGCGCGCGGCCCGGCTCGACCGCGCTGAACGTGGTGACCGGCCCCTACGGGACCACCTTCGGCAACTGGCTGCGCGACTGCGGGGCGCACGTCGTGGACCTGGAGGTCCCCTTCGACACCGCCGTGTCCGCCGCCCAGGTGGACCGGGCCCTGTCGGAACACCCGGAGATCGACTTCGTCTCCCTGGTCCACGCGGAGGCGGCGACCGGCAACACCAACCCGGTGGCGGAGATCGGCGAGGCCGTACGGGCCCACGGGGCGCTGTTCATGCTGGACGCGGTGGCCTCGGTGGGCGCGGAGCCGCTGCTACCGGACGCCTGGGGCGTGGACCTGTGCGTGATCGGCGCGCAGAAGGCGATGGGCGGACCGGCCGGCGTCTCGGCGGTGTCGGTCTCCGAGCGCGCGTGGGCCCGCTTCGCGGAGAACGCCTCGGCGCCGCGCCGCTCGTACCTCTCCCTGCTGGACTGGAAGGAGCGCTGGATCGACGCCGGGCGCACGGCGCTGCCGCACGCGCCGGCGCAGCTGGAGATGCTGGCGCTGGAGGCCTGCCTCGACCGGATCGCGGCCGAGGGCCTGGAGTCGGTGACGGTCCGCCACGCGGCCGCGGCGGCGGCGACCCGCGCGGGCGCGGTGGCGCTGGGCATCGCCCCGTACGTCGGCCGGGACGAGGCGGCGGCCCCGGTGGCCACCACCCTGCGGGTCCCGGAGGCCTCGCTGGTGGTGGCCAAGGCCCTCGCGGTGGATCCGGCGGCCCCCCTCGCGGCGGGCGGCGGCGCGCTGGCCCGGGAGATGGTCCGGGTCAACCACTACGGCACGGCGGCCTCCCCGGCCACCGTCGCCTCCAGCCTGACGGCACTGGCCGGGGCCCTGTCGGTGGACCCGGCCGGGGCCCTCGCGGCGGCGGGCTCGGCCTGGTCGGCGGCCCTGCCCTCCGCCTGA
- a CDS encoding aminotransferase class V-fold PLP-dependent enzyme, with amino-acid sequence MDLFAPETVRDEFALSLTYLNTANYGPLPRAAVAEVRRLAEAAGAGLPQGFGDFGRVERVRESFARLVGVPADRVAVGAAVSTHVGLVSASLPSGSEVLCPEGEFASDINPFVVRDDLKVRFAPLESLAEAVGPDTALVALSAVQSADGRTADLAAVRAATTAYGARMLVDASQAAGWLPFDASPYDYTVTAGYKWLLASRGVSYLTVSEEAQDALTPLHAGWVALADMWDAIYGPLRELADGARRFDESPAFLAYHAAEPSLALLERIGIESVHAHDTALAARYRAGLARLGHEPVPGRSPIVSVPGLAHRQSALLAAGISTSARAGSLRASFHLYNTEADVDRLLNFLEG; translated from the coding sequence ATGGACCTCTTTGCGCCCGAGACCGTCCGCGACGAGTTCGCGCTCTCCCTCACCTATCTCAACACCGCCAACTACGGGCCCCTCCCGCGGGCCGCCGTCGCCGAGGTGCGGCGGCTCGCGGAGGCGGCGGGGGCCGGGCTCCCGCAAGGCTTCGGGGACTTCGGCCGCGTCGAACGGGTCCGGGAGTCGTTCGCCCGCCTCGTCGGGGTCCCCGCGGACCGCGTGGCCGTCGGCGCGGCCGTCTCCACCCACGTCGGCCTGGTCTCCGCCTCTCTCCCGTCCGGATCCGAAGTCCTTTGCCCAGAGGGAGAGTTCGCCTCCGACATCAACCCCTTCGTGGTGCGCGACGATCTCAAGGTCCGCTTCGCCCCGCTGGAGTCCCTCGCCGAAGCCGTCGGCCCGGACACCGCACTGGTCGCGCTGAGCGCCGTACAGTCCGCCGACGGGCGCACGGCGGACCTCGCGGCCGTCCGCGCCGCGACCACCGCGTACGGGGCGCGGATGCTGGTCGACGCCTCGCAGGCGGCGGGCTGGCTGCCCTTCGACGCGAGCCCCTACGACTACACGGTCACCGCCGGGTACAAGTGGCTGCTCGCCTCGCGCGGGGTCTCCTACCTCACGGTCTCGGAGGAGGCCCAGGACGCCCTGACCCCGCTGCACGCCGGCTGGGTGGCGCTGGCCGACATGTGGGACGCCATCTACGGCCCCCTGCGGGAACTGGCCGACGGAGCACGGCGCTTCGACGAGTCCCCGGCCTTCCTGGCCTACCACGCCGCCGAGCCCTCGCTGGCCCTGCTGGAGCGGATCGGGATCGAGTCCGTCCACGCCCACGACACCGCCCTGGCCGCCCGCTACCGCGCCGGCCTCGCCCGCCTGGGCCACGAGCCCGTCCCGGGCCGGTCCCCGATCGTCTCGGTGCCGGGGCTGGCCCACCGTCAGAGCGCCCTGCTGGCCGCGGGCATCTCCACCTCCGCCCGCGCGGGGAGCCTGCGGGCCTCCTTCCACCTCTACAACACCGAGGCGGACGTGGACCGGCTGCTGAACTTCCTGGAGGGCTGA
- a CDS encoding response regulator transcription factor, protein MTPGTRPPLRVVVADDERMVRTALRVILDAEPDLEVVGEAATGAEAVSVVRALAPDVVLMDVRMPEIDGIRATERILATMAEPPRIVVVTTFENDAYVYDALRAGACGFLLKRADPDELTAAVRLVARGDSLLFPAAVRSLATAHTPPGAGPAAAPWVARLTDREADVLRLMAAGLSNHEVSERLGVGPQTVKTHVAAVLAKTGSRDRTQAVIAAYEGGFLMRKG, encoded by the coding sequence ATGACGCCCGGGACCCGGCCGCCGTTGCGGGTGGTGGTGGCCGACGACGAGCGGATGGTCCGTACCGCCCTGCGGGTCATCCTCGACGCCGAGCCCGATCTGGAGGTCGTCGGAGAGGCGGCCACCGGGGCCGAGGCCGTGTCCGTGGTCCGGGCGCTCGCCCCGGACGTGGTGCTGATGGACGTGCGGATGCCGGAGATCGACGGCATCCGGGCCACCGAGCGGATCCTCGCCACCATGGCCGAGCCGCCCCGGATCGTGGTGGTCACCACCTTCGAGAACGACGCCTACGTGTACGACGCGCTGCGCGCGGGAGCCTGCGGGTTCCTCCTCAAGCGGGCCGACCCCGACGAGCTGACCGCCGCGGTCCGGCTCGTGGCGCGCGGGGACTCGCTGCTCTTCCCGGCGGCCGTCCGCTCCCTGGCCACCGCCCACACCCCGCCGGGGGCCGGCCCGGCCGCCGCGCCCTGGGTCGCCCGGCTCACGGACCGGGAGGCGGACGTACTGCGCCTGATGGCCGCCGGGCTCTCCAACCACGAGGTGAGCGAGCGGCTCGGAGTCGGCCCGCAGACGGTCAAGACGCACGTGGCCGCGGTGCTCGCCAAGACCGGTTCCCGGGACCGGACCCAGGCGGTCATCGCGGCGTACGAGGGAGGCTTCCTCATGAGGAAAGGCTGA
- a CDS encoding sensor histidine kinase, giving the protein MPYFLLTEVVVGVLAGGANAGASLPLSLAAYAAALPLVAATGLSGLVRPMSVAAARALCGVPGERFAEGRARSWAARARASAWWTLHLGIGALVSGISLAVPPMAVVLLALPFVSALRDFPVRLGPFDAQAQPYVAPLFGAGLLAGLVLCAVGAGALLARLAPVLLGPTAADRLAAAEERAADLAVRNRLARELHDAVGHALSAVTLQASAARRVLDSDPGFVREALAAIEETTRRTVGELDAVLGLLREGDGAGTGGGALPAAPTLAADLDGLLARSRAFGTPITAHQDPGPAGDWRWLPAIASREAHRIVQEGLSNALRHGTGPVDLRILVRVRGERDGPGGYEELEITMTNDPAVAAEAAPRARTTGGRGLHGAAERASLLGGRVEAGPHEGRWRLRAVLPLGEGAR; this is encoded by the coding sequence ATGCCGTACTTCCTCCTCACGGAGGTGGTGGTCGGTGTCCTCGCGGGCGGGGCGAACGCGGGCGCGTCCCTGCCGCTCAGCCTCGCCGCCTACGCCGCCGCCCTGCCGCTCGTCGCCGCGACCGGCTTGTCCGGACTGGTCCGGCCGATGTCCGTGGCCGCCGCGCGCGCCCTGTGCGGGGTCCCGGGGGAGCGGTTCGCCGAGGGGCGGGCCCGGAGCTGGGCGGCCCGGGCGCGGGCCTCGGCCTGGTGGACCCTGCACCTGGGCATCGGAGCCCTGGTCAGCGGGATCAGCCTGGCGGTACCGCCCATGGCAGTGGTGCTGCTCGCCCTGCCGTTCGTGAGCGCGCTGCGGGACTTCCCGGTCCGGCTCGGCCCGTTCGACGCACAGGCCCAGCCGTACGTGGCCCCCCTGTTCGGGGCGGGGCTGCTGGCCGGGCTGGTCCTGTGCGCCGTCGGGGCGGGGGCGCTGCTGGCCCGGCTGGCGCCCGTACTGCTCGGGCCGACGGCGGCGGACCGGCTGGCGGCGGCCGAGGAGCGCGCCGCGGACCTGGCGGTCCGTAACCGGCTGGCCCGGGAGCTGCACGACGCCGTCGGGCACGCCCTGAGCGCGGTCACCCTCCAGGCGAGCGCCGCCCGGCGGGTGCTCGACAGCGACCCCGGCTTCGTCCGGGAGGCGCTGGCCGCGATCGAGGAGACCACCCGGCGCACGGTGGGGGAGCTGGACGCCGTCCTCGGCCTGCTGCGCGAGGGCGACGGAGCGGGCACCGGGGGCGGCGCACTGCCCGCCGCCCCCACGCTCGCGGCCGACCTCGACGGGCTGCTGGCCCGCAGCCGGGCCTTCGGGACCCCGATCACCGCCCACCAGGATCCGGGACCCGCCGGGGACTGGCGGTGGCTTCCGGCGATCGCCTCCCGTGAGGCGCACCGGATCGTGCAGGAGGGGCTGAGCAACGCGCTGCGGCACGGGACGGGCCCCGTCGACCTGCGGATCCTCGTACGGGTCCGGGGGGAACGGGACGGACCGGGTGGATACGAGGAACTGGAGATCACCATGACGAACGATCCGGCCGTGGCGGCCGAGGCCGCTCCGCGGGCCCGCACCACCGGGGGCCGGGGGCTGCACGGCGCCGCCGAGCGGGCCTCGCTGCTCGGCGGGCGGGTCGAGGCCGGTCCGCACGAGGGCCGGTGGCGGCTGCGGGCCGTCCTCCCCCTCGGCGAGGGCGCCCGATGA
- a CDS encoding DsbA family oxidoreductase produces the protein MRVEIWSDIACPWCYIGKARFAKGLAGFAHREEVEVVYRSFELDPNGPKGQVAPVVEMLAKKYGRTLEEARGMEEHVAASARAEGLTYRTEGRDHGNTFDIHRLLHLAADRGRQEELLDLAYRANFGEERSVFDAEVLVALAVEAGLDEGEARAVLGDESAYAAEVRADEREAAELGANAVPFFVLDRRLGISGGQPSEVFTQALEQAWAGREVLVPAAPEGEACEPDGACAVPRP, from the coding sequence ATGCGCGTCGAGATCTGGAGCGACATCGCCTGCCCGTGGTGCTACATCGGCAAGGCCCGGTTCGCCAAGGGGCTGGCCGGCTTCGCACACCGCGAGGAGGTCGAGGTGGTCTACCGCTCCTTCGAGCTCGACCCGAACGGCCCCAAGGGCCAGGTGGCTCCCGTCGTGGAGATGCTGGCCAAGAAGTACGGCCGCACCCTGGAGGAGGCCCGCGGCATGGAGGAGCACGTCGCCGCGAGCGCCCGCGCCGAGGGGCTGACGTACCGCACCGAGGGCCGCGACCACGGCAACACCTTCGACATCCACCGCCTGCTGCACCTGGCCGCCGACCGCGGCCGCCAGGAGGAGCTGCTCGACTTGGCCTACCGGGCCAACTTCGGCGAGGAGCGCTCCGTCTTCGACGCCGAGGTCCTCGTCGCGCTGGCGGTCGAGGCCGGACTGGACGAGGGGGAGGCCCGGGCGGTGCTGGGCGACGAGTCCGCGTACGCCGCCGAGGTGCGGGCCGACGAGCGGGAAGCGGCCGAGCTGGGCGCGAACGCCGTACCGTTCTTCGTGCTCGACCGACGCCTCGGGATCTCCGGGGGTCAGCCCTCCGAGGTGTTCACGCAGGCGCTGGAGCAGGCCTGGGCCGGCCGTGAGGTCCTCGTGCCCGCCGCCCCCGAGGGTGAGGCGTGCGAGCCCGACGGTGCCTGCGCGGTACCGCGCCCGTAA
- a CDS encoding penicillin-binding transpeptidase domain-containing protein → MNKTIRRASVFCLLLVLALLVRVTWVQAYQGQALADDKNNRRNLIGKYENPLGNIIVGGEAITGSKDTGGKDFRYKRTYTDGPLYAPITGYSSQAFGWSMLEGVYKDVLNGTDNRLKTIMDTLTDKRAAPGNVITTIDKDVQKAGWDALQGKQGSAVALDPATGEILAVVNNPSYDPGTIAGAGAADQKAWNALNADNGKAMENTALRKPQAPGSTFKLVTLAAAIENGLVTNVDTPTSVPGDYTIPGTRMKLRSEVPDAMCNNVSPRTALKLSCNNVFADLAHQLGQDKMRAMAEKLGFNVVQKLPVWTDPASKYPTKKMSVDQVAQTGIGQFDVQATPLQMAMVSAAIENGGKLVAPHEVSEVTDSNGNVLENFKDPKSTQVMSGKTASMLQDAMRTVATEGGGKNVQIPGVESGAKTGTAQRGVDNSLPPLAWYTTYGKAGGKQIAVAVVIVGSDTDRSEIAGGKLAAPVAQKMMKAWLKK, encoded by the coding sequence ATGAACAAGACGATCAGGCGTGCGTCGGTCTTCTGTCTGCTTCTGGTGCTGGCCCTTTTGGTGCGGGTCACCTGGGTGCAGGCATACCAAGGCCAGGCCCTCGCAGACGACAAGAACAACCGGCGCAACCTCATCGGGAAGTACGAGAACCCGTTGGGGAACATCATCGTGGGCGGGGAGGCCATCACCGGCTCCAAGGACACGGGCGGCAAGGACTTCCGGTACAAGCGGACCTACACCGACGGGCCGCTGTACGCGCCGATCACCGGCTACAGCTCCCAGGCCTTCGGGTGGAGCATGCTCGAGGGCGTCTACAAGGACGTCCTCAACGGCACCGACAACCGGCTCAAGACGATCATGGACACGCTCACCGACAAGCGGGCCGCCCCCGGCAACGTCATCACCACGATCGACAAGGACGTCCAGAAGGCGGGCTGGGACGCGCTCCAGGGCAAGCAGGGCTCGGCCGTGGCGCTCGACCCGGCGACGGGCGAGATCCTGGCCGTCGTGAACAACCCGTCCTACGACCCCGGCACCATCGCGGGCGCGGGCGCAGCGGACCAGAAGGCGTGGAACGCGCTCAACGCCGACAACGGCAAGGCCATGGAGAACACGGCGCTGCGTAAGCCGCAGGCGCCCGGCTCCACCTTCAAGCTGGTCACCCTGGCGGCAGCCATCGAGAACGGCCTGGTCACGAACGTGGACACGCCGACCTCCGTCCCCGGCGATTACACGATCCCCGGGACGCGGATGAAGCTGCGCAGCGAGGTTCCCGATGCCATGTGCAACAACGTGTCCCCCCGGACCGCGCTGAAGCTGTCCTGCAACAACGTCTTCGCCGACCTCGCTCACCAGCTGGGCCAGGACAAGATGCGGGCGATGGCCGAGAAGCTGGGCTTCAACGTGGTGCAGAAGCTCCCCGTCTGGACCGACCCCGCGAGCAAGTACCCGACGAAGAAGATGTCCGTCGACCAGGTCGCGCAGACGGGTATCGGCCAGTTCGACGTCCAGGCCACCCCGCTCCAGATGGCGATGGTGAGCGCCGCGATCGAGAACGGCGGCAAGCTCGTCGCCCCGCACGAGGTCTCCGAGGTCACCGACTCCAACGGCAACGTGCTGGAGAACTTCAAGGACCCGAAGTCCACGCAGGTGATGAGCGGGAAGACCGCATCGATGCTCCAGGACGCCATGAGGACGGTCGCCACCGAGGGCGGCGGCAAGAACGTCCAGATCCCGGGTGTCGAGTCGGGTGCCAAGACCGGTACCGCCCAGCGCGGCGTGGACAACAGCCTGCCGCCGCTCGCCTGGTACACCACGTACGGCAAGGCCGGCGGCAAGCAGATCGCCGTCGCCGTGGTGATCGTCGGGTCGGACACGGACCGCTCCGAGATCGCCGGCGGCAAGCTGGCCGCCCCGGTGGCGCAGAAGATGATGAAGGCCTGGCTGAAGAAGTAG